One Rhizobiales bacterium GAS188 DNA window includes the following coding sequences:
- a CDS encoding Predicted arabinose efflux permease, MFS family, with protein sequence MSENRARQPEPAFVSTVEAERPRVFSTDIPARLERLPWGRFHTLVVVALGITWILDGLEVTLAGSVAGALKESPVLGFNDRDVGFAGSAYLLGAVAGALFFGWLTDRLGRKRLFFITVAVYVVATGLTGLSWNGWSFWLFRFLTGAGIGGEYTAINSTIQEFVPARYRGFTDLVINGSFWIGAALGAGGAILFLDPRLLDPETGWRVCFIIGAALGLVIFLMRIWIPESPRWLVLHGREIEAETVIAGIEGRFRAASHDLAAIDPSRVIRVRGRRHTPIAEVFTTLFRTYRQRTLVGLALMAAQAFFYNAIFFTYALVLTKFYAVSSDKVGWYILPFALGNFLGPLLLGRLFDTVGRRIMISATYALSGLLLVICGALFAAGYLSAMGQTLAWMVIFFFASPAASAAYLTVSETFPLEIRALAIAVFYAIGTGLGGVAAPVIFGILIESGSRQSVFVGYAFGAALMLGAAIVAALFAVRAERRPLEEVAMPLSAVS encoded by the coding sequence ATGTCAGAGAACCGGGCACGGCAACCAGAACCGGCCTTTGTATCCACGGTGGAAGCCGAGCGGCCCCGCGTGTTCTCGACGGACATTCCGGCGCGGCTGGAGCGGCTGCCTTGGGGACGCTTCCACACGCTCGTCGTCGTGGCGCTCGGCATCACCTGGATCCTCGACGGCCTCGAGGTGACGCTCGCAGGCTCTGTCGCCGGGGCTCTGAAGGAGAGCCCGGTGCTCGGCTTCAACGACCGCGATGTCGGCTTCGCCGGGAGCGCCTATCTTCTCGGGGCGGTTGCGGGCGCCTTATTCTTCGGCTGGCTGACGGATCGGCTCGGCCGCAAGAGGCTGTTTTTCATCACCGTCGCGGTCTATGTGGTCGCAACGGGGCTCACCGGCTTGTCCTGGAACGGCTGGAGCTTCTGGCTCTTCCGTTTCCTCACCGGGGCGGGAATCGGTGGTGAATATACGGCGATCAATTCGACGATCCAGGAATTCGTGCCGGCCCGCTATCGCGGCTTCACGGATCTCGTGATCAATGGCAGCTTCTGGATCGGCGCGGCGTTGGGAGCGGGAGGCGCGATCCTCTTCCTCGATCCGCGCCTGCTCGATCCCGAGACGGGATGGCGTGTCTGCTTCATCATCGGCGCCGCGCTCGGGCTCGTCATCTTCCTCATGCGGATCTGGATTCCCGAGAGCCCACGCTGGCTCGTGCTGCATGGGCGGGAGATCGAGGCGGAAACCGTCATTGCCGGCATCGAGGGCCGTTTCCGCGCCGCCTCGCACGATCTCGCCGCGATCGATCCAAGCCGGGTGATCCGGGTGCGCGGGCGCCGGCACACGCCGATCGCCGAGGTCTTCACCACCCTCTTCAGGACATATCGGCAACGTACGCTCGTCGGCCTCGCGCTGATGGCGGCGCAAGCCTTCTTCTACAACGCCATCTTCTTCACCTATGCGCTGGTGCTGACCAAGTTCTATGCGGTGAGCTCAGACAAGGTGGGCTGGTATATCCTGCCCTTCGCGCTCGGCAATTTCCTCGGCCCGCTCCTGCTCGGGCGTCTCTTCGACACGGTTGGCCGCCGCATCATGATCTCGGCCACTTATGCGCTGTCGGGGTTGCTGCTGGTGATCTGCGGGGCCCTGTTCGCAGCGGGATACCTGTCCGCGATGGGCCAGACCCTCGCCTGGATGGTGATCTTCTTCTTCGCGTCTCCGGCCGCGAGCGCCGCCTATCTGACGGTCAGCGAGACCTTCCCTCTCGAGATCCGCGCCCTGGCGATCGCCGTCTTCTACGCAATCGGGACCGGCCTCGGCGGAGTGGCGGCCCCTGTGATCTTCGGCATCCTGATCGAGAGCGGCTCGCGTCAGAGTGTCTTCGTCGGCTACGCCTTCGGCGCCGCCCTGATGCTCGGTGCCGCCATCGTCGCCGCCCTGTTCGCGGTGCGCGCCGAGCGAAGGCCGCTCGAGGAGGTCGCGATGCCGCTCTCAGCCGTCAGCTAG